In Arachis hypogaea cultivar Tifrunner chromosome 2, arahy.Tifrunner.gnm2.J5K5, whole genome shotgun sequence, a genomic segment contains:
- the LOC112720425 gene encoding uncharacterized protein, with product MKTITTFLPLLTIFCIILGNHKAVAFDKNLKGNELINVVCSESQTKDLCLKVLTSDPSCPQASLQDLVLISLKVAAANASGILTECKTLIDDPNFDPAFQQGLADCKETLLDAEGQLEDTIAATLANKEHDAQVWLQAALAAIDTCDASIPGDDDILSQQSRAFRHLCNLAISLSKALDSSSKMKPK from the coding sequence atgaagaCAATCACAACTTTCTTGCCTCTCTTGACCATCTTTTGCATTATCCTAGGAAATCACAAAGCTGTTGCATTTGATAAAAACCTCAAAGGGAACGAACTAATCAACGTAGTATGTAGCGAGTCACAAACAAAGGATCTATGTCTTAAGGTACTTACCTCGGACCCATCATGTCCTCAAGCAAGCCTACAAGACCTAGTCTTGATATCTCTTAAGGTCGCGGCCGCGAATGCGTCCGGCATCCTAACAGAATGCAAGACGCTTATCGACGACCCAAATTTTGACCCGGCATTCCAACAAGGTCTGGCTGATTGCAAGGAGACTTTGTTGGATGCCGAGGGTCAACTTGAGGACACCATTGCTGCCACATTGGCAAATAAAGAACATGATGCTCAAGTTTGGCTTCAAGCAGCATTGGCAGCCATTGATACTTGTGATGCTTCAATTCCTGGTGATGATGATATTTTGTCCCAACAAAGTAGAGCTTTTCGCCATCTTTGCAACCTTGCCATTTCTCTTAGCAAGGCCTTGGATTCTTCTTCTAAGATGAAgcctaaataa
- the LOC112756494 gene encoding probable pectinesterase/pectinesterase inhibitor 41, translating to MSKLLNLIILFLLPFFFASIASSDTPPSTPITPTNLCKSTPDPNYCKSVLPPTKNANVYYYGRFSVKSSISQATKFLSLVNKYLQRSNTLSVPAIRALQDCKTLGELNLDFLTSSFQTVNKTTRVLGSYQADDIQNLLSAILTNQQTCLDGLQEASSAWSVKNGLSVPLSNDTKLYSVSLALFTKGWVPKTKNKVGTSSVQVTRKQLGFKNGRMPPMQMSSQTRAIYESVSRRNLLEPVVGTQVKVNGIVTVSQDGTGNFTTINDALAVAPNKSSSTDGYFLIYVTAGIYDEIVSIDKKKTYLMMIGDGINKTIITGNQSVVDGWTTFNSATFAVVGQGFVGVNFTVRNTAGAVKHQAVALRNGADLSTFYSCSFEGYQDTLYAHSLRQFYRECDIYGTVDFIFGNAASVFQNCNIYPRLPMSGQFNAITAQGRTDPNQNTGISIHNCTIKPSDDLAANIGAAATYLGRPWKQYSRTVYMQTFIDSVVDSKGWKEWDGDFALSTLYYAEYDNNGPGSNTSNRVTWAGYHVINSTDASNFTVSNFLLGDDWLPQTGVTYTSSLI from the exons ATGTCTAAGCTTCTCAATCTCATCATTCTCTTTCTATTgcctttcttctttgcttccatAGCTTCTTCAGACACACCTCCTTCAACTCCAATCACCCCAACCAATCTATGCAAATCCACACCCGATCCAAACTACTGCAAATCCGTTCTCCCTCCAACAAAAAACGCCAATGTCTATTACTATGGCCGCTTCTCAGTTAAAAGCTCCATTTCACAAGCCACGAAGTTCTTGAGCCTTGTTAACAAGTATCTTCAACGGAGCAACACGCTTTCCGTCCCCGCGATTCGAGCACTTCAAGATTGCAAGACACTGGGAGAACTGAACCTGGATTTCTTGACGAGCTCGTTTCAAACGGTGAACAAGACGACGAGGGTGTTGGGGAGTTACCAGGCTGATGATATCCAGAACCTTCTTAGTGCCATTCTTACGAACCAACAAACATGCTTGGATGGACTTCAAGAAGCTTCTTCAGCTTGGAGCGTCAAGAATGGACTCAGTGTTCCACTTTCTAATGACACTAAGCTTTATAGTGTCTCTCTTGCTCTCTTCACTAAAGG GTGGGTTCCAAAGACAAAGAACAAAGTTGGAACATCATCAGTTCAAGTGACTAGGAAGCAACTTGGATTCAAAAATGGTCGCATGCCTCCAATGCAGATGTCGAGCCAAACCCGAGCAATCTACGAGTCGGTGAGCCGCCGGAACCTTCTAGAACCGGTGGTGGGGACCCAGGTGAAGGTGAACGGCATTGTAACCGTTAGCCAAGACGGCACAGGAAACTTCACCACCATCAATGATGCCTTAGCGGTTGCACCCAACAAGTCGTCGTCCACGGACGGGTACTTCTTGATCTATGTTACTGCCGGGATTTACGACGAAATCGTGTCCATTGATAAAAAGAAGACTTATTTGATGATGATTGGAGATGGAATCAACAAAACAATCATTACAGGAAATCAAAGTGTCGTTGATGGCTGGACAACCTTTAATTCCGCCACTTTTG CCGTGGTAGGCCAAGGATTTGTGGGAGTGAACTTCACCGTCCGGAACACCGCCGGCGCCGTGAAACACCAAGCAGTGGCACTCCGAAACGGCGCCGATCTATCCACATTCTATAGTTGCAGCTTTGAGGGTTACCAAGATACACTCTATGCACATTCTCTAAGACAATTTTATAGAGAATGTGACATATATGGTACCGTTGACTTTATCTTTGGTAACGCCGCATCCGTGTTCCAAAATTGTAACATATACCCTAGACTCCCAATGAGTGGACAATTCAATGCAATTACCGCCCAAGGCCGAACCGATCCAAACCAAAACACCGGAATCTCAATCCATAATTGCACAATCAAGCCGAGTGATGACTTGGCCGCGAACATTGGCGCGGCCGCGACCTACCTTGGTAGGCCGTGGAAACAATACTCTAGGACGGTTTACATGCAAACTTTCATAGACAGTGTGGTTGATTCTAAAGGATGGAAAGAATGGGATGGTGATTTTGCATTGAGTACATTGTATTATGCCGAGTATGATAACAATGGACCCGGTTCTAACACTTCCAACAGAGTCACTTGGGCTGGTTACCATGTGATTAATTCCACGGATGCATCAAATTTCACTGTCTCTAATTTCTTGCTTGGAGATGATTGGTTGCCCCAGACAGGTGTCACTTACACTAGTAGCTTGATATAG
- the LOC112756501 gene encoding pectinesterase, with protein sequence MAFKKFSIFINLFVSHFLPFFLLMTSLSLADDHESICQSTIDPSYCKNMLANQNGNIFDYGRFSFQKSISQTQKFLNQVNSYLQNTHTLSQYTIGALQDCTFLSQQSLEYLSNTFTTINQTSNNTNNNLLPSSQAEDFQTFLSGVLTNQQTCLDGLSLQTSTSNSDQDLKNELSSSLSNDTKLHSVSLALFTKAWVPSKKTITSWPNNKHNFNFHHGNLPLKMSKKAQEIYDHAKNSKHGRKLLQNNANNGSSGGDQSVLVSDIVVVSQDGSGNFTSINDAIGAAPNNSVASDGYFFIYVTEGVYEEYVSIDKTKKYLMMVGEGINRTIITGSHNVVDNFTTFNSATFAVVGQGFVAVNITFRNTAGPSKNQAVALRSGSDLSTFYSCSFEGYQDTLYTHSLRQFYRECDIYGTVDFIFGNAAVVFQDCNIYPRLPNKGQFNTITAQGRTDPNQNTGTSIQNATVKPADDLAPNVGSVQTYLGRPWKNYSVTVFMESFMDGFINSAGWHEWSGDFALSTLYYAEFNNTGNGSDTSNRVTWPGYHVINATDAANFTVSNFLSGDNWIPQTGVPYLSGLN encoded by the exons ATGGCTTTCAAGAAATTCTCCATTTTTATTAATCTCTTTGTATCccattttcttcccttcttcttgtTAATGACATCTTTGTCCTTAGCAGATGACCATGAATCCATTTGCCAATCAACAATAGACCCTTCTTATTGCAAAAACATGCTTGCAAATCAAAATGGCAACATATTTGACTATGGCCGTTTCTCATTCCAAAAATCAATATCCCAAACCCAAAAATTCCTAAACCAAGTTAACTCATATCTCCAAAAtacacacactttgtcacaatacACAATTGGGGCACTCCAAGATTGCACCTTTCTTTCTCAACAAAGCTTAGAGTATTTATCAAACACCTTCACCACAATCAATCAAACTagtaataatactaataataatcttCTTCCATCTTCACAAGCTGAAGATTTTCAAACATTTCTTAGTGGGGTTTTGACCAACCAACAAACTTGCTTAGATGGTTTATCATTACAAACCTCTACTTCTAATTCGGATCAAGATTTGAAGAATGAACTATCTTCATCATTATCCAATGACACAAAACTCCATAGTGTTTCCCTTGCTTTGTTCACAAAAGCTTGGGTACCAAGCAAGAAAACCATAACATCATGGCCAAACAACAAGCACAACTTCAATTTCCATCATGGAAATCTACCATTGAAGATGTCCAAAAAAGCTCAAGAAATTTATGATCATGCTAAGAATTCCAAGCATGGGAGGAAATTGCTCCAAAATAATGCGAACAACGGCAGCAGCGGCGGCGATCAGAGTGTTTTGGTGAGTGATATTGTGGTTGTGAGCCAAGATGGGAGTGGAAACTTTACAAGCATAAATGATGCCATTGGTGCAGCACCAAATAATAGTGTTGCTAGTGATGGATACTTCTTTATCTATGTAACTGAAGGTGTGTATGAAGAGTATGTTTCCATTGATAAGACCAAGAAGTACCTTATGATGGTTGGTGAAGGGATTAACCGCACAATCATCACAGGTAGTCACAATGTTGTTGATAATTTCACAACATTCAATTCCGCAACATTTG CTGTGGTAGGTCAAGGGTTTGTAGCAGTAAACATAACATTCCGCAATACTGCTGGACCAAGCAAGAACCAAGCAGTTGCTTTAAGAAGTGGTTCAGATTTGTCCACCTTTTATAGTTGCAGTTTTGAAGGATACCAAGACACACTTTATACGCATTCTCTTAGACAATTTTATAGAGAGTGTGATATTTATGGTACAGTTGATTTCATATTTGGTAACGCTGCTGTGGTTTTTCAAGATTGTAACATCTATCCTCGCCTTCCAAACAAAGGACAGTTCAATACTATCACTGCACAAGGCAGAACCGATCCAAATCAAAACACAG GAACTTCGATTCAGAATGCAACCGTAAAACCTGCTGATGATTTAGCACCAAATGTTGGTAGTGTTCAAACATACCTTGGTAGGCCATGGAAGAATTATTCAGTGACAGTGTTCATGGAATCCTTCATGGATGGTTTCATAAACTCCGCAGGTTGGCATGAATGGAGTGGTGATTTTGCACTTAGTACATTGTACTATGCTGAATTCAACAACACTGGGAATGGTTCTGACACTTCTAACCGTGTTACATGGCCTGGTTATCATGTTATTAACGCTACCGATGCAGCTAATTTTACGGTTTCTAATTTCTTGAGTGGAGATAATTGGATTCCTCAAACTGGTGTTCCATATTTGAGTGGATTAAATTAA